From Micromonospora nigra, one genomic window encodes:
- the thrS gene encoding threonine--tRNA ligase, protein MRAAAPVPSPHAQRGRDHDVGSPRRAALTHPSTRPRGDPPRGLARPDRVAFGPYPNEERDMIDHRRLGRELELFLSDPLVGAGLPIWLPAGAAARHAVEEYVRELERQAGYQHVYSPALGRREMYVRSGHLEFFADDMFPPMSLGGDEVMLRPSLCPHHALVFAARGRSWRELPLRVAELGGMYRAERSGVLGGLSRVRAISLNDAHTFCAVEQVGEEVEAVLGLIREAHAALGVRPAGYRLSLRGPGRQYVGDEAGWALAEKLLRAALAGLDYAEAPGEAAFYGPKIDIQIRDAAGRESTISTLQLDFDKPERFDLSYTGPDGARRRPVMVHRSLVGSMERLFAYLIEVHEGAFPAWYAPVHLRVLPVDDGQSGAAADLVRRAVIGGLRAEVDRGGSLGARIRDAARRKTPYVAVVGPREAARGEVSLRLRGGRALDPVPVAEALALIGRVVDTRAASLLPAG, encoded by the coding sequence GTGCGGGCCGCCGCGCCGGTACCGTCGCCGCATGCGCAGCGCGGCCGTGACCACGACGTCGGGAGTCCCCGGCGCGCCGCACTGACACATCCGTCGACCAGGCCCCGGGGCGATCCGCCCCGGGGCCTCGCGCGTCCGGACCGGGTCGCCTTCGGGCCGTACCCGAACGAGGAGCGCGACATGATCGACCACCGGAGGCTCGGCCGCGAGCTGGAACTGTTCCTCTCCGACCCACTGGTCGGGGCGGGACTGCCGATCTGGCTGCCGGCCGGCGCCGCGGCCCGGCACGCCGTCGAGGAGTACGTCCGCGAACTGGAGCGGCAGGCCGGTTATCAGCACGTCTACTCGCCTGCGCTGGGTCGGCGGGAGATGTACGTGCGCTCGGGACACCTGGAGTTCTTCGCCGACGACATGTTTCCGCCGATGTCCCTCGGTGGCGACGAGGTGATGCTGCGTCCTTCGCTGTGCCCGCACCACGCCCTGGTGTTCGCAGCGCGCGGGCGTTCCTGGCGGGAGCTGCCGTTGCGGGTGGCGGAGCTGGGCGGCATGTACCGGGCCGAGCGGTCCGGCGTGCTCGGTGGGCTGTCCCGGGTGCGGGCCATCTCGCTCAACGACGCCCACACCTTCTGTGCCGTCGAGCAGGTGGGCGAGGAGGTCGAGGCCGTTCTCGGGCTGATCCGCGAGGCGCACGCCGCGCTCGGCGTACGCCCGGCCGGGTACCGGCTGTCGCTGCGCGGACCGGGCCGGCAGTACGTCGGCGACGAGGCCGGCTGGGCGCTGGCCGAGAAGCTGCTCCGGGCCGCGCTCGCCGGGCTCGACTACGCCGAGGCACCCGGCGAGGCGGCCTTCTACGGTCCCAAGATCGACATACAGATCCGCGACGCGGCCGGGCGGGAGTCCACCATCTCCACCCTTCAACTCGACTTCGACAAGCCCGAGCGGTTCGACCTGTCGTACACCGGCCCGGACGGGGCCCGGCGGCGGCCGGTGATGGTGCACCGCAGCCTGGTGGGCAGCATGGAGCGGTTGTTCGCGTATCTCATCGAGGTGCACGAGGGAGCCTTTCCCGCCTGGTACGCCCCGGTGCACCTGCGGGTGCTGCCGGTCGACGACGGGCAGTCCGGCGCGGCGGCCGACCTGGTCCGTCGGGCGGTAATCGGTGGCCTGCGGGCCGAGGTCGACCGGGGCGGCTCGCTGGGCGCGCGGATCCGCGACGCCGCCCGCCGGAAGACCCCGTACGTCGCAGTGGTGGGCCCGCGCGAGGCGGCCCGGGGGGAGGTCTCCCTGCGCCTGCGCGGCGGGCGTGCCCTCGACCCGGTGCCGGTCGCGGAGGCGCTCGCGCTGATCGGACGGGTGGTCGACACCCGCGCGGCGTCCCTGTTGCCGGCGGGCTGA
- a CDS encoding GuaB1 family IMP dehydrogenase-related protein, protein MRFLNDTIPAYDLTYNDVFMAPARSELASRLDVDLATTDGTGTTIPLVVANMTAVAGRRMAETVARRGAMAVIPQDIPIEVVATVVAWVKRRHLVHDTAITLGPTDTVGDAIHLLPKRSHGAVVVVDDAGRPVGVVTEADTVGVDRFAQLRHVMSTELHTVPADADPRSGFDRLSAGRRRLAPVVDDEGRLVGVLTRQGALRATLYRPAVDDRGRLRVAAAVGINGDVAGKAAALLAAGVDALVVDTAHGHQERMLSALRTVRGLDPGVPVAAGNVVTADGVRDLVESGADIVKVGVGPGAMCTTRMMTGVGRPQFSAVLDCAAAARKLGRHVWADGGVRHPRDVALALAAGASNVMIGSWFAGTYESPGDLYTDADGRRYKESFGMASARAVSARTADDSPFDRARKAIFEEGISSARMYLDPARPGVEDLIDEIISGVRSAFTYAGARDLAEFHRRALVGVQSTAGYTEGMPLPTSW, encoded by the coding sequence GTGCGTTTCCTGAATGACACGATTCCCGCGTACGACCTCACCTACAACGACGTGTTCATGGCACCGGCCCGTTCGGAGCTGGCCTCGCGCCTCGACGTCGACCTCGCCACCACCGACGGCACGGGCACCACCATCCCGCTGGTGGTGGCGAACATGACGGCGGTGGCGGGTCGGCGGATGGCCGAGACGGTGGCCCGGCGGGGCGCGATGGCGGTGATACCGCAGGACATTCCGATCGAGGTGGTCGCCACCGTGGTCGCCTGGGTCAAGCGGCGGCATCTGGTGCACGACACGGCCATCACGCTCGGTCCGACCGACACCGTGGGCGACGCCATCCATCTGCTGCCGAAGCGGTCCCACGGCGCGGTGGTGGTGGTCGACGACGCCGGGCGCCCGGTGGGCGTGGTCACCGAGGCCGACACGGTCGGCGTGGACCGGTTCGCCCAGCTACGGCACGTGATGTCGACGGAGTTGCACACGGTGCCGGCGGACGCGGACCCACGTTCCGGGTTCGACCGGCTCTCGGCGGGCCGGCGGCGTCTCGCGCCGGTGGTGGACGACGAGGGTCGGCTGGTCGGGGTGCTCACCCGCCAGGGTGCGCTGCGCGCGACGCTGTACCGACCAGCCGTGGACGACCGGGGTCGGCTGCGGGTCGCGGCGGCGGTGGGCATCAACGGCGACGTGGCCGGCAAGGCGGCGGCGCTGCTGGCGGCCGGGGTCGACGCGCTGGTGGTGGACACGGCCCACGGGCACCAGGAGCGGATGCTCTCCGCGCTGCGTACGGTGCGGGGGCTGGACCCGGGCGTGCCGGTGGCGGCCGGCAACGTGGTGACCGCCGACGGGGTGCGCGACCTGGTCGAGTCGGGAGCGGACATCGTCAAGGTCGGCGTCGGACCGGGCGCGATGTGTACGACCCGGATGATGACCGGGGTGGGCCGGCCGCAGTTCTCGGCGGTGCTCGACTGCGCGGCTGCGGCCCGGAAGCTGGGCCGGCACGTGTGGGCCGACGGTGGCGTACGGCACCCCCGGGACGTGGCGCTGGCCCTGGCGGCGGGCGCGTCGAACGTGATGATCGGTTCCTGGTTCGCCGGCACCTACGAGTCTCCCGGCGACCTCTACACCGACGCCGACGGCCGCCGGTACAAGGAGAGCTTCGGGATGGCGTCGGCGCGGGCGGTCAGCGCGCGGACCGCCGACGACAGCCCGTTCGACCGGGCCCGCAAGGCGATCTTCGAGGAGGGCATCTCCTCGGCCCGGATGTACCTCGACCCGGCCCGTCCCGGCGTCGAGGACCTGATCGACGAGATCATCTCGGGGGTGCGCAGCGCGTTCACCTACGCCGGTGCCCGTGACCTCGCGGAGTTCCACCGGCGGGCACTGGTCGGGGTGCAGAGCACCGCCGGCTACACCGAGGGCATGCCGCTGCCCACGAGCTGGTGA
- a CDS encoding LysE/ArgO family amino acid transporter gives MLTSVLAGFSLSVALIVAIGAQNAFVLRQGLRREHVVPVVVTCAVSDALLISIGIAGVGSVVAGRPALLTALRWGGAAFLAGYAVLAARRALRPGTLAPTERPPSRLGATLLTCLAFTYLNPHVYLDTVLLLGGIAQQHAHRWLFGIGAMAASVVWFAALGAGAYRLAPLLARPVVWRVLDGTIALVMAVVAALLLLG, from the coding sequence GTGCTCACCTCCGTCCTCGCCGGCTTCTCGCTGTCCGTCGCCCTGATCGTGGCGATCGGTGCGCAGAACGCCTTCGTCCTGCGCCAGGGCCTGCGCCGGGAACACGTCGTGCCGGTCGTGGTGACCTGCGCGGTGTCCGACGCCCTGCTGATCAGCATCGGGATCGCCGGGGTCGGATCGGTGGTGGCCGGGCGGCCGGCGCTGCTCACCGCTCTACGCTGGGGCGGGGCGGCCTTCCTGGCCGGGTACGCGGTCCTCGCCGCGCGTCGTGCGCTGCGTCCCGGCACACTCGCGCCGACCGAGCGTCCCCCGTCCCGGCTCGGCGCGACGCTGCTGACCTGCCTCGCGTTCACCTACCTCAACCCGCACGTCTACCTGGACACGGTGCTGCTGCTCGGTGGCATCGCCCAGCAGCACGCGCACCGGTGGCTGTTCGGTATCGGCGCGATGGCGGCCAGCGTGGTGTGGTTCGCCGCCCTCGGTGCGGGCGCGTACCGGCTCGCCCCGCTGCTCGCCCGCCCTGTCGTGTGGCGGGTGCTCGACGGCACGATCGCGCTGGTGATGGCGGTCGTGGCGGCGTTGCTGCTGCTCGGCTGA
- a CDS encoding LysR family transcriptional regulator ArgP, which produces MTGLDFTQLRTLTAVVTEGSFEAAARFLHVTPSAVSQRIKALEETVGQVLVRRHHPCEATEAGRPLLRLAGQLALLEREALADARGPLGGGRGRTRVAVVVNADSLATWFPAALARLPARPELSFDIRQDDQEHTADLLRAGSVTAAVTAQREAVQGCRVRRLGAMRYRALAAPALADRWFPDGPTRAALTTAPVIVFDRKDRVQHRFIRSVTGCALEPPVHYVPSVPAFSEAVRLGLGWGMVPDQLAAADLAAGRCVDLAPGRTVDIPLHWQHWRLDSPVLTALTAAVCEVAVDALH; this is translated from the coding sequence GTGACGGGACTGGACTTCACCCAGCTACGTACGCTCACCGCGGTCGTCACCGAAGGCAGCTTCGAGGCGGCGGCCCGGTTTCTGCACGTCACCCCGTCGGCCGTGAGCCAGCGGATCAAGGCGTTGGAGGAGACGGTCGGGCAGGTGCTCGTCCGACGGCACCACCCGTGCGAAGCCACCGAAGCCGGCCGCCCGCTGCTACGCCTCGCCGGGCAGCTCGCCCTCCTCGAGCGCGAGGCGCTGGCCGACGCGCGGGGCCCGCTCGGCGGCGGCCGGGGCCGCACGCGCGTCGCCGTGGTGGTCAACGCCGACTCGCTCGCCACCTGGTTCCCCGCCGCGCTGGCCCGCCTGCCCGCCCGGCCCGAGCTGTCCTTCGACATTCGGCAGGACGACCAGGAACACACCGCCGACCTGCTGCGCGCCGGATCGGTCACGGCCGCGGTGACCGCGCAGCGCGAGGCCGTGCAGGGCTGTCGGGTACGGCGGCTGGGCGCGATGCGCTACCGGGCGCTGGCCGCACCGGCACTGGCGGACCGATGGTTCCCCGACGGGCCCACCCGCGCCGCGCTGACCACGGCACCGGTGATCGTCTTCGACCGCAAGGACCGGGTGCAACACCGGTTCATCCGCTCGGTGACCGGGTGTGCGTTGGAACCACCGGTGCACTACGTGCCGTCGGTGCCGGCGTTCAGCGAGGCGGTGCGGCTCGGGCTCGGCTGGGGCATGGTGCCGGACCAGCTCGCCGCCGCCGACCTGGCTGCCGGGCGCTGCGTCGACCTCGCACCGGGCCGGACGGTGGACATCCCGCTGCACTGGCAGCACTGGCGGCTCGACTCGCCGGTGCTGACCGCGCTGACCGCCGCCGTGTGCGAGGTCGCCGTCGACGCGCTCCACTGA
- a CDS encoding acetyl/propionyl/methylcrotonyl-CoA carboxylase subunit alpha: MRKVLIANRGEIAVRVIRACRDAGLGSVAVYADSDRDALHATLADEAYALGGDTAAESYLRIDKLIDVAAKAGADAVHPGYGFLSENADFAQAVVDAGLTWIGPTPQAIRDLGDKVTARHIAQRAGAPLVPGTPDPVGNADEVMAFAVDHGLPVAIKAAFGGGGRGLKVARTMEEIPHLFESATREAVAAFGRGECFVERYLDKPRHVEAQVLADQHGNVIVVGTRDCSLQRRHQKLVEEAPAPFLTDAQRRQIHESAKAICREAGYHGAGTVEYLVGADGTISFLEVNTRLQVEHPVTEETAGIDLVREQFRIAAGEKLRLTDDPTPRGHSIEFRINGEDPGRNFLPAPGTVTALRLPTGPGVRVDTGISAGDVIGGNFDSLLAKVIITGETRTEAIERARRALDEMVVDGMATALPFHRLVVRDEAFTAEPFTVHTRWIETEFDNTVPAFTAPGGAVEGPAERETVVVEVGGKRLEVSLPTGFGGGTTTAAPAARKPARRGGGARAGAAVSGDALTSPMQGTIVKIAVAEGDTVAEGDLVVVLEAMKMEQPLHAHKAGTVGGLSAEVGAVITAGAAICTIA; encoded by the coding sequence GTGCGTAAGGTTCTCATCGCCAACCGTGGCGAGATCGCCGTCCGCGTCATCCGCGCCTGCCGCGACGCCGGTCTGGGCAGCGTCGCCGTGTACGCGGACTCCGACCGGGACGCCCTGCACGCCACCCTCGCCGACGAGGCGTACGCGCTGGGCGGCGACACCGCAGCCGAGTCGTACCTGCGCATCGACAAGCTGATCGACGTGGCCGCGAAGGCCGGTGCCGACGCGGTGCACCCGGGCTACGGCTTCCTCTCGGAGAACGCCGACTTCGCCCAGGCCGTCGTCGACGCCGGGCTGACCTGGATCGGCCCGACCCCGCAGGCGATCCGCGACCTCGGTGACAAGGTCACCGCCCGACACATCGCGCAGCGCGCCGGCGCGCCCCTGGTGCCCGGCACGCCGGACCCGGTCGGCAACGCCGACGAGGTGATGGCCTTCGCCGTCGACCACGGCCTGCCGGTCGCCATCAAGGCGGCCTTCGGTGGTGGCGGGCGCGGTCTCAAGGTGGCCCGCACGATGGAGGAGATCCCGCACCTGTTCGAGTCGGCCACCCGGGAGGCGGTCGCCGCGTTCGGTCGGGGCGAGTGCTTCGTCGAGCGTTACCTGGACAAGCCCCGCCACGTCGAGGCGCAGGTGCTCGCCGACCAGCACGGCAACGTGATCGTGGTCGGCACCCGGGACTGTTCGCTCCAGCGCCGCCACCAGAAGCTGGTGGAGGAGGCCCCGGCGCCGTTCCTCACCGATGCCCAGCGCCGGCAGATCCACGAGTCCGCGAAGGCGATCTGCCGGGAGGCCGGCTACCACGGCGCCGGCACGGTGGAGTACCTGGTCGGCGCGGACGGCACGATCTCCTTCCTGGAGGTCAACACCCGGCTCCAGGTGGAGCACCCGGTCACCGAGGAGACCGCCGGCATCGACCTGGTCCGCGAGCAGTTCCGCATCGCCGCCGGGGAGAAGCTGCGGCTGACCGACGACCCGACGCCGCGCGGGCACTCCATCGAGTTCCGGATCAACGGCGAGGACCCGGGCCGCAACTTCCTGCCCGCCCCGGGCACCGTCACCGCGCTGCGGCTGCCGACCGGTCCGGGCGTACGGGTGGACACCGGGATCTCCGCCGGGGACGTGATCGGCGGGAACTTCGACTCACTGCTCGCCAAGGTGATCATCACCGGCGAGACGCGGACCGAGGCGATCGAGCGGGCCCGCCGGGCGCTGGACGAGATGGTCGTCGACGGGATGGCGACCGCCCTGCCGTTCCACCGGCTGGTCGTGCGCGACGAGGCGTTCACCGCCGAGCCGTTCACCGTGCACACCCGGTGGATCGAGACCGAGTTCGACAACACCGTGCCGGCGTTCACCGCGCCCGGTGGCGCCGTCGAGGGTCCGGCCGAACGCGAGACCGTGGTGGTCGAGGTGGGTGGCAAGCGGCTGGAGGTCAGCCTGCCCACCGGCTTCGGCGGGGGTACGACCACGGCGGCGCCCGCCGCGCGTAAGCCGGCCCGCCGGGGCGGCGGGGCCCGGGCCGGCGCGGCGGTCAGCGGAGACGCCCTCACCTCCCCGATGCAGGGCACGATCGTGAAGATCGCGGTGGCCGAGGGGGACACGGTGGCCGAGGGTGACCTGGTGGTGGTGCTGGAGGCGATGAAGATGGAGCAGCCGCTGCACGCCCACAAGGCGGGTACGGTCGGCGGCCTGTCCGCCGAGGTGGGTGCGGTGATCACCGCCGGTGCCGCGATCTGCACCATCGCCTGA
- a CDS encoding ATP-binding cassette domain-containing protein — MIETRGLRKSFRFRAGRETKTVDAVRGVDLTVGAGEIFGFLGPNGAGKTTTLRMLATLIEPDGGEATIAGVDLRRAPGEVRRRIGYVPQGGSTWDESTAREELVLQARMYGIGKADAHRRAARSLTAFQLAEFADRKCKTYSGGQRRRVEIALGIIHEPKIVFLDEPTTGLDPQSRAHMWDEIRRLRTDGMTVFITTHYLDEADALCDRIAIMDHGEVVAEGTPAGLKREISGDVVLVGLDAATTPQAASLLDGEEFVNKLETSDAGGVRLFVDDGATAIPQILRRIDSAGIDLRSIELHRPSLDDVFLTKTGRSLRES, encoded by the coding sequence ATGATCGAGACCAGAGGGTTGCGGAAGTCGTTCCGCTTCCGGGCCGGTCGGGAGACGAAGACCGTCGACGCGGTACGCGGCGTCGACCTGACGGTGGGGGCCGGGGAGATCTTCGGCTTCCTCGGGCCGAACGGTGCGGGCAAGACGACCACCCTGCGGATGCTCGCCACGCTGATCGAGCCCGACGGTGGCGAGGCCACCATCGCCGGCGTCGACCTGCGCCGGGCCCCGGGTGAGGTGCGCCGCCGCATCGGCTACGTGCCCCAGGGCGGCAGCACCTGGGACGAGTCCACCGCCCGCGAGGAACTGGTGCTCCAGGCCCGGATGTACGGCATCGGCAAGGCCGACGCGCACCGCCGGGCCGCCCGCTCCCTGACGGCCTTCCAGCTCGCCGAGTTCGCCGACCGCAAGTGCAAGACCTACTCCGGCGGTCAGCGTCGGCGGGTCGAGATCGCCCTCGGCATCATCCACGAGCCGAAGATCGTCTTCCTGGACGAGCCCACCACCGGGCTCGACCCGCAGAGCCGGGCACACATGTGGGACGAGATCCGCCGCCTGCGCACCGACGGCATGACGGTCTTCATCACCACCCACTACCTCGACGAGGCCGACGCGCTCTGCGACCGCATCGCGATCATGGATCACGGCGAGGTGGTGGCCGAGGGCACCCCGGCCGGTCTCAAGCGGGAGATCTCCGGCGACGTGGTGCTCGTCGGCCTCGACGCGGCCACCACCCCGCAGGCCGCGTCGCTGCTCGACGGCGAGGAGTTCGTCAACAAGCTGGAGACCTCCGACGCCGGTGGCGTACGGCTGTTCGTCGACGACGGTGCCACCGCCATCCCGCAGATCCTGCGCCGCATCGACAGCGCCGGGATCGACCTGCGCTCCATCGAGCTGCACCGGCCCAGCCTCGACGACGTCTTCCTCACCAAGACCGGCCGCTCGCTGCGCGAGTCCTGA